Proteins encoded by one window of Chondromyces crocatus:
- a CDS encoding vWA domain-containing protein, with translation MLTRDGKLVFAEGGARGASVLTANGVEFLDTTETPAPILRRSADEPWQPATGFLLPRSGVWRATSRPVAMSGPGVAMVLRTSDHLVPSWGGEILMRIDTFVPTKAFPEVATRPPRFLAVVIDGRSPNTTALAEVALDNLGHQDRVMIIDTTPVRIVLPALPGSHRTLLGAATERVVSRGWQSSASFVQSSGKPAPRGSRAPARDLAKALSLARAQLRQGAGAPQAHLERQILLLTDGADTSRVPSSVEREVESLRAADIRLITVGVQDQQDPLALQSLGDEVYAGGSFEDREEALAEAIPPPGEVVLKDVELTLSSAPAPLRVLEMSGGANALSPEVDRIFFGELYAGEARTEVARLVVPVWVPGEPLEIRVTATYRDVATGEQRTSHSTVHCRYSADVERIANARHGDVIAYASALAMVRRLHRAFLGSRVDQVGGLRPLVTWQANTLASLAKTQRDPAIGAQAEILRALLDSIEE, from the coding sequence GTGTTGACCCGCGACGGGAAACTGGTGTTCGCCGAGGGAGGCGCCCGCGGAGCCTCGGTGCTCACCGCGAACGGTGTCGAGTTCCTCGATACGACGGAGACACCGGCGCCCATCCTGCGCCGCAGCGCCGACGAGCCCTGGCAGCCCGCCACCGGCTTCTTGTTGCCGCGCAGTGGCGTCTGGCGCGCGACCTCTCGTCCCGTCGCCATGAGCGGTCCTGGGGTGGCCATGGTGCTCCGCACCAGTGATCACCTGGTGCCTTCCTGGGGTGGCGAGATCTTGATGCGGATCGACACGTTCGTTCCCACCAAGGCATTTCCGGAGGTGGCGACGCGCCCACCACGGTTCCTCGCCGTGGTCATCGACGGACGCAGCCCGAACACCACGGCGCTCGCCGAGGTGGCCCTGGACAATCTCGGGCACCAGGACCGGGTCATGATCATCGACACCACGCCGGTCCGTATCGTGCTCCCTGCGCTGCCTGGGTCTCACCGGACGCTGCTCGGCGCTGCGACCGAGCGCGTGGTGTCGCGGGGATGGCAGAGCAGCGCCAGCTTCGTGCAGTCGTCCGGCAAGCCTGCCCCCCGAGGGAGCCGCGCGCCGGCGCGGGACCTGGCGAAGGCGCTCTCTCTGGCTCGCGCGCAGCTCCGTCAGGGCGCAGGTGCTCCGCAGGCGCACCTCGAACGGCAGATCTTGCTCCTCACCGACGGCGCCGACACGTCACGGGTGCCTTCCTCGGTGGAGCGCGAGGTGGAGTCCTTGCGTGCGGCCGACATCCGTCTGATCACCGTCGGCGTCCAGGATCAGCAGGACCCTCTGGCGCTGCAGTCCCTGGGTGACGAGGTGTACGCCGGAGGGTCCTTCGAGGATCGCGAAGAGGCCCTCGCCGAAGCCATTCCTCCTCCCGGTGAGGTCGTGCTCAAGGACGTCGAGCTCACCCTGTCTTCCGCCCCAGCGCCATTGCGCGTCCTGGAGATGTCGGGCGGCGCGAACGCGCTCTCGCCCGAGGTGGATCGCATCTTCTTCGGTGAGCTCTATGCGGGCGAAGCGCGCACCGAGGTCGCGAGGCTCGTCGTCCCCGTCTGGGTCCCCGGTGAGCCCCTGGAGATTCGCGTGACGGCCACCTACCGCGATGTGGCGACCGGCGAGCAGCGCACGTCGCACAGCACGGTGCATTGTCGCTACTCCGCCGATGTGGAGCGTATCGCCAACGCCCGCCACGGTGACGTGATCGCCTATGCGTCCGCCCTCGCCATGGTGCGACGGCTCCACCGCGCCTTCCTGGGGAGCCGGGTCGATCAGGTAGGGGGCCTGCGGCCTCTGGTCACCTGGCAGGCGAATACACTCGCGTCACTCGCCAAGACGCAGCGTGATCCCGCCATCGGTGCTCAAGCGGAGATCCTGCGAGCGCTCCTCGACTCGATCGAGGAGTGA
- the lpdA gene encoding dihydrolipoyl dehydrogenase yields MKTYDAIVIGAGPGGYPCAIRLAQLKQKTLCIEKESPGGVCLNWGCIPSKALIGAAHLYHKAKDADSMGIRVGSVEVDPEKLQDWKEGIVKRLTGGVRGLLKGNGADLMMGSARITGPRQVEVTQADGTVETIEATKGIVIATGSNTIELPSFKFDGKQIIGAKEAVSLREIPKRLLVIGGGIIGLELGMVYQSFGSELTVVEALPDLLTGIDPECTKIVERRLLKRGATIHKNAKASGYERLADGSISVKIDQDGKQITANVDVVLVAIGMRPNSRELGLEQVGVKVDQRGFVPADKFCRTNVPSIYAVGDVSGVPMLAHKATKEGEIAAEVIAGHKAEKDWVAIPSAVFTDPEIATVGLSEAEAKEKGIEILVGKFPFSALGKAMAMNETEGFVKIIADKTTKQVLGVHMVGPEVSAMISEAALALEMAAFLEDVSLTVHPHPTLGEAFMEAAAHAMGSAIHILNR; encoded by the coding sequence ATGAAGACCTACGACGCCATCGTCATCGGCGCGGGCCCTGGCGGCTACCCCTGCGCGATCCGCCTCGCCCAGCTCAAGCAGAAAACCCTCTGCATCGAGAAGGAGTCGCCCGGCGGGGTGTGCCTCAACTGGGGATGTATCCCCTCCAAAGCACTCATCGGAGCGGCGCATCTCTACCACAAGGCCAAGGATGCCGATTCGATGGGCATCCGCGTGGGCAGCGTCGAGGTCGATCCCGAGAAGCTCCAGGACTGGAAGGAAGGGATCGTCAAGCGCCTCACCGGCGGGGTCCGTGGCCTGCTGAAGGGGAACGGCGCCGACCTGATGATGGGCAGCGCCCGGATCACCGGCCCGCGCCAGGTGGAAGTCACCCAGGCGGATGGGACCGTGGAGACGATCGAGGCAACCAAGGGAATCGTCATCGCCACGGGGTCGAACACGATCGAGCTGCCGTCCTTCAAGTTCGATGGCAAGCAGATCATCGGCGCGAAGGAGGCGGTGAGCCTGCGCGAGATCCCGAAGCGGCTGCTCGTGATCGGCGGCGGGATCATCGGGCTGGAGCTCGGCATGGTCTACCAGAGCTTCGGCTCCGAGCTGACCGTGGTCGAGGCCCTGCCGGATCTGCTCACCGGGATCGATCCCGAGTGCACCAAGATCGTCGAGCGCCGCCTCCTCAAGCGAGGGGCGACCATCCACAAGAACGCCAAGGCCTCGGGCTACGAGCGCCTGGCCGACGGCTCGATCTCGGTGAAGATCGATCAAGATGGCAAGCAGATCACGGCGAACGTCGATGTGGTGCTCGTCGCCATCGGCATGAGGCCGAACTCCCGCGAGCTCGGGCTCGAGCAGGTGGGCGTGAAGGTCGATCAGCGCGGCTTCGTCCCGGCGGACAAGTTCTGTCGGACCAACGTGCCGTCGATCTATGCGGTCGGCGACGTGAGCGGCGTCCCGATGCTGGCCCACAAGGCCACGAAGGAGGGTGAGATCGCCGCCGAGGTCATCGCCGGGCACAAGGCGGAGAAGGACTGGGTGGCCATCCCCAGCGCCGTCTTCACCGACCCCGAGATCGCCACGGTCGGCCTGAGCGAAGCCGAAGCGAAGGAGAAGGGGATCGAGATCCTCGTCGGGAAGTTCCCCTTCTCGGCCCTCGGCAAGGCGATGGCGATGAACGAGACCGAAGGCTTCGTGAAGATCATCGCCGACAAGACGACCAAGCAGGTGCTCGGCGTCCACATGGTGGGCCCCGAGGTCAGCGCGATGATCAGCGAGGCCGCGCTCGCGCTGGAGATGGCGGCGTTCCTCGAAGATGTGTCGCTGACCGTGCACCCGCACCCGACGCTGGGCGAGGCCTTCATGGAAGCCGCCGCCCACGCGATGGGCTCTGCCATCCACATCCTCAACCGCTGA
- the hxsA4 gene encoding His-Xaa-Ser repeat protein HxsA4 has translation MAKNGENGKLPSFSAKPGGMLSRVEADMAEKATEDAEKMGFPGESEGGVIPAQHCSHGSHGSHGSHGSHGSHGSHGSHGSW, from the coding sequence ATGGCGAAGAATGGCGAGAACGGCAAGCTACCGAGCTTCTCGGCAAAGCCCGGCGGGATGTTGTCGCGAGTCGAAGCAGACATGGCCGAGAAGGCCACCGAGGATGCAGAGAAGATGGGCTTCCCCGGTGAGAGCGAAGGCGGGGTGATCCCCGCACAGCACTGTAGCCATGGGTCGCATGGCAGCCATGGGTCGCATGGCAGCCATGGGTCGCATGGCAGCCATGGGTCTCACGGGAGCTGGTAG
- the hxsD gene encoding His-Xaa-Ser system protein HxsD, giving the protein MSSTRETPARTEPSGQLSVSATPHVVEIEFDEQLYPKDVIYGAAYVFIDRCYVHLDRVGEGRIKVTLRAKRGTPELTDALAGELQNELLAQAWRQEIASQNRQLIETITARALGGAAGPPGLDELLAMDIGDDTAFDDPLGIAMSWEDKYGKKKAKPGEAAEPSADTAGSTQAATPSTAADGGRETT; this is encoded by the coding sequence ATGAGCAGTACCAGGGAGACGCCAGCGCGTACGGAGCCGTCAGGCCAGCTTTCCGTGTCCGCCACACCGCATGTCGTCGAGATCGAATTCGATGAGCAGCTCTACCCGAAGGACGTGATCTACGGGGCCGCGTACGTGTTCATCGACCGCTGCTACGTGCACCTGGATCGGGTGGGCGAGGGGCGGATCAAGGTCACCTTGCGGGCAAAGCGAGGCACGCCCGAGCTGACGGACGCGCTCGCTGGCGAACTCCAGAACGAGCTGCTCGCGCAGGCGTGGCGTCAGGAGATCGCGTCCCAGAACCGCCAGTTGATCGAGACGATCACCGCGCGCGCGCTGGGCGGAGCCGCAGGACCACCGGGCCTCGACGAGCTGCTCGCGATGGACATCGGCGACGACACGGCCTTCGACGATCCGCTCGGTATCGCCATGAGCTGGGAAGACAAGTACGGAAAGAAGAAGGCCAAGCCGGGCGAGGCGGCGGAGCCCAGCGCGGACACGGCCGGCTCGACCCAGGCGGCGACTCCTTCCACTGCCGCAGACGGCGGCAGGGAGACGACGTGA
- a CDS encoding MopE-related protein, which translates to MACAESDTVTTPTSTGTGTGTGTGGAGGDATSTTTTSSATGGGGGQGGFGGLGGAGGEGGATGIGGAGGGCTPMPEICDGIDNDCDGDVDEGTDGLPCATGLPGVCATGVTVCDGANGTQCEVVTSPGQLPELCNGLDDNCNGQTDEGNPGGGASCQAAALGECAHGTQQCVNGQVQCVASSPQPETCDGLDNNCDGNVDEGNPGGGTQCQTGLMGLCASGVTSCSGVNGVICAPVVAPGQLPEACNGLDDDCDGMIDEGIPQVGQTCTRPGYLGICQFGTYVCPSSAPFQLTCSGPLPGTIQESCNGLDDDCNGTIDDPVLLNNNPCQSGAPGVCAAGRTLCSGGALTCNPVVTPGSQAEICDNLDNDCNGQVDEMNPTNACASQHPGAANVQAWACNTGTCQITTCNGGYANINGAAGDGCECVTDSWATSCGVAGSLSVPSGGTVTMTGKVETAAGSDWVTFNFSVPGVGQPYRPKVQLTDSGGGQYRMDVMVNCAGTAAGCSTFGGANNENGINVSTWEQNYNLYSAGPNCCNDSTPRASTVRVRVYRANGSQPTCTNYTVTATNTN; encoded by the coding sequence ATGGCCTGCGCGGAGAGCGACACGGTGACCACGCCGACGAGCACCGGGACGGGGACGGGGACAGGGACCGGCGGGGCTGGCGGGGACGCCACCTCGACCACGACGACCTCCAGCGCCACGGGAGGCGGTGGGGGACAGGGAGGCTTCGGAGGGCTCGGTGGCGCCGGGGGAGAAGGGGGAGCGACCGGGATCGGCGGTGCGGGGGGAGGCTGCACGCCAATGCCCGAGATCTGCGATGGCATCGACAACGACTGTGATGGCGATGTCGATGAAGGCACCGATGGCTTGCCCTGCGCCACGGGGCTACCGGGCGTCTGTGCCACGGGTGTCACCGTGTGCGACGGAGCCAACGGCACGCAGTGCGAGGTGGTCACCTCGCCAGGGCAGCTGCCCGAGCTGTGCAACGGCCTCGATGACAACTGCAATGGCCAGACCGATGAGGGCAACCCGGGTGGTGGCGCCTCGTGCCAGGCCGCAGCGCTCGGCGAGTGCGCGCATGGCACGCAGCAGTGCGTGAACGGTCAGGTGCAGTGTGTCGCCTCGTCGCCGCAGCCAGAAACCTGCGATGGTCTCGACAACAACTGCGATGGCAACGTCGATGAGGGAAACCCCGGAGGCGGGACGCAGTGCCAGACGGGCCTGATGGGTCTATGTGCGAGCGGCGTCACGAGCTGCAGCGGCGTGAACGGGGTGATCTGCGCTCCGGTCGTCGCTCCAGGCCAGCTCCCGGAAGCCTGCAACGGGCTCGATGACGATTGCGACGGCATGATCGACGAGGGCATCCCTCAGGTGGGGCAGACCTGCACGCGGCCGGGCTACCTGGGCATCTGCCAGTTCGGGACCTATGTCTGTCCCTCTTCCGCGCCGTTCCAGCTCACGTGCAGCGGACCCTTGCCCGGCACCATTCAGGAGTCGTGCAATGGTCTGGACGACGACTGCAATGGAACGATCGACGATCCGGTCCTGCTCAACAACAACCCTTGTCAGAGTGGTGCTCCCGGTGTGTGTGCTGCGGGGCGCACCCTGTGCTCGGGCGGGGCGCTCACCTGCAACCCGGTCGTGACACCCGGGTCGCAGGCAGAAATCTGCGACAACCTCGACAATGACTGCAACGGGCAGGTCGACGAGATGAACCCGACCAATGCCTGTGCTTCGCAGCACCCGGGCGCCGCGAACGTGCAAGCGTGGGCCTGCAACACCGGGACGTGCCAGATCACGACCTGCAATGGGGGCTATGCCAACATCAACGGCGCTGCCGGGGATGGGTGCGAATGCGTCACCGACTCGTGGGCGACGAGCTGTGGCGTGGCAGGATCGCTGTCCGTTCCTTCCGGTGGCACGGTGACCATGACGGGGAAGGTGGAGACCGCTGCTGGCAGCGACTGGGTCACCTTCAACTTCAGCGTCCCGGGTGTCGGTCAACCCTACCGCCCGAAGGTACAGCTCACCGACTCGGGCGGTGGCCAGTACCGCATGGATGTGATGGTGAACTGCGCGGGCACGGCTGCTGGATGCTCGACGTTCGGCGGCGCCAACAACGAGAACGGGATCAACGTGTCGACATGGGAGCAGAACTACAACCTCTATTCGGCGGGGCCGAACTGCTGCAATGACAGCACGCCGCGGGCTTCGACGGTGCGCGTACGTGTCTACCGCGCCAACGGGTCCCAGCCGACTTGCACCAACTACACCGTAACTGCGACCAACACCAACTGA
- a CDS encoding radical SAM protein encodes MANIGYMQLVRHCNQYCRFCSNPETPYVLDLVTAQREIDDFVKRGYFGIILTGGEPSLSPLVPDITRYAVERGLHVRMITNGSKIADPETAQRFVEAGLRHYHVSIHSCRADVEDFLTGVKGSFELALRALTNLQAIDTAERASGGAGVTVNINTVINSFNCDHLDETVRYFVERFPFIRHFVWNNLDPSMGRAETNRDTAHRLRDFEVSLAGAMRFLAQAGRTFRVERVPLCFMVEFAHCSTETRKIIKGEERIVHFLDDKGTVRQTDFRHPKAEACRHCSLNEICGGLFELGDWYDLDELAPVFVPKEPIIRRVLAGEV; translated from the coding sequence CGGCACTGCAATCAGTACTGCCGCTTCTGCTCCAACCCGGAAACACCTTACGTTCTCGATCTGGTGACCGCACAGCGCGAGATCGACGATTTCGTCAAGCGTGGCTATTTCGGAATCATTCTGACGGGCGGTGAGCCGTCGCTATCACCGCTGGTCCCGGACATCACCCGCTACGCGGTGGAGCGGGGGCTGCATGTCCGGATGATCACCAATGGCTCCAAGATCGCGGATCCAGAGACGGCGCAGCGGTTCGTCGAGGCCGGATTGCGGCATTACCACGTGTCGATCCACTCCTGCCGCGCCGACGTGGAGGACTTCCTCACGGGTGTGAAGGGCTCGTTCGAGCTGGCCTTGCGCGCATTGACGAACCTCCAGGCGATCGACACGGCCGAGCGTGCGTCGGGCGGCGCGGGCGTGACGGTCAACATCAACACCGTCATCAACTCGTTCAACTGCGACCACCTCGACGAGACCGTCCGCTACTTCGTGGAGCGCTTCCCCTTCATCCGTCACTTCGTGTGGAACAACCTCGATCCTTCCATGGGCCGGGCGGAAACCAACCGCGACACGGCACACAGGCTTCGAGATTTCGAGGTGTCGCTGGCTGGCGCCATGCGGTTTCTCGCGCAGGCCGGGCGCACCTTCCGCGTGGAGCGGGTCCCGCTGTGCTTCATGGTCGAGTTCGCCCATTGCTCGACGGAGACCCGCAAGATCATCAAAGGGGAGGAGCGGATCGTTCACTTCCTCGACGACAAGGGCACCGTACGCCAGACGGATTTCCGTCACCCGAAGGCGGAGGCGTGTCGGCACTGCAGCCTCAACGAGATCTGTGGGGGGCTCTTCGAGCTGGGAGACTGGTACGATCTCGACGAGCTCGCCCCCGTGTTCGTACCCAAAGAGCCCATCATCCGCCGCGTACTCGCGGGAGAAGTCTGA
- a CDS encoding HAD family hydrolase — protein MAYKLLALDVDGTLVRRDGTIHEDDQRAIQRLKATGVPVTIATGRLYSGTRHVARSIGVTGPLACVDGSHIVDAEGSKHHHVRTLSGAAASTLKRVVSRHQPACFLFAEDAIVYDAVGEPFAPYVKTWSPSLQCVERVSSHPSWEHEAGVMALVAVGSEAQIRDAEAEIRAELDERAFVASFPVSRAQSTYGMVVRAAGSTKGTAVTWMAAYYGCSVDEVVVVGDWINDVPMFQTAGRSFAMMQAPEPVKRAATDTLGAHGDLGGGVAEAIRRAFDV, from the coding sequence ATGGCATACAAGCTTCTCGCCCTCGATGTGGATGGCACCCTGGTTCGTCGTGATGGAACCATCCACGAAGACGATCAGCGTGCCATTCAGCGCCTGAAGGCCACGGGCGTTCCGGTCACGATCGCCACCGGCAGGCTCTACTCCGGCACGCGGCATGTCGCGCGCTCGATCGGGGTCACCGGCCCACTCGCCTGTGTCGACGGCAGCCATATCGTGGACGCGGAGGGCAGCAAGCACCATCACGTGAGGACGCTCTCCGGGGCTGCGGCCAGCACCTTGAAGCGCGTCGTCTCCCGTCATCAGCCTGCTTGTTTCCTCTTCGCCGAGGACGCCATCGTCTACGACGCGGTCGGGGAACCCTTCGCTCCCTACGTCAAGACGTGGTCACCCTCTCTCCAGTGCGTCGAGCGCGTGAGTTCACACCCCTCGTGGGAGCACGAGGCGGGGGTCATGGCCTTGGTCGCCGTGGGCTCGGAGGCGCAGATCCGCGACGCAGAGGCAGAGATTCGCGCCGAACTCGATGAGCGGGCCTTCGTCGCGTCGTTCCCTGTGAGCCGTGCGCAGAGCACCTATGGAATGGTGGTGCGCGCAGCGGGATCGACCAAAGGGACGGCGGTGACGTGGATGGCCGCTTATTACGGCTGCTCGGTCGACGAGGTCGTCGTGGTCGGGGACTGGATCAATGATGTGCCTATGTTCCAGACCGCAGGACGTTCGTTTGCGATGATGCAAGCGCCCGAGCCGGTGAAGCGCGCTGCCACGGACACCCTCGGTGCCCACGGCGATCTCGGCGGTGGCGTCGCCGAAGCGATTCGAAGGGCGTTCGACGTCTGA
- the rplU gene encoding 50S ribosomal protein L21, protein MYAVIRTGGKQYRVAEGQKLRVEKLPGNAGDKVTFGEVLLVGGDTPKIGLPLVSGASVSAEITSQDRGKKIVIFKFKRRKNYRRKTGHRQPFTELKITGITG, encoded by the coding sequence ATGTACGCGGTCATCAGGACGGGCGGCAAGCAATACCGGGTCGCCGAAGGACAGAAACTCCGGGTCGAGAAGCTCCCCGGCAACGCGGGCGACAAGGTGACTTTCGGCGAGGTCCTCCTCGTCGGTGGCGACACCCCCAAGATCGGCCTGCCTCTCGTGAGCGGCGCCTCCGTATCGGCCGAGATTACCAGCCAAGATCGCGGCAAGAAGATCGTGATCTTCAAGTTCAAGCGGCGGAAGAACTACCGGCGGAAGACCGGTCACCGTCAGCCGTTCACCGAGCTCAAGATCACCGGGATCACCGGGTAG
- the hxsB gene encoding His-Xaa-Ser system radical SAM maturase HxsB: protein MTFDLALNGARPQAPSDLVPVRLRPIGDDVLLTNEWGDWVFVARPQLTAMMRGEIPVDLQEQLAGRNFLRSRLDIEAVSKRVRQKRRFLDYGPNLHILVVTLRCNETCVYCHASRANMEAVHTDMTPEIGERCVDLALQSTSPGVTIEFQGGEPLVNFPVMRHVIEYALARNRAYGKDLGFTMVSNLALMDEEKLSYLTEKRVQICTSIDGPEALHNKQRILAGGSSHREAIRWIERINKRYVDLGLDPTLYHVEALLTTTREALKYPREIVDAYVNLGCRAIFLRPVDPFGFAGRTAQIVEYDRTAFHDFYRAAVEHILDLNRKGVQVLERYAAIFLTKILGDDDPNFLDIRSPSGSGIGALAYNYDGKIFSSDEGRMLHETGDDAFLIGDVRTASYRGLMKHETVRALVMSSIREVQPDCVNCTYAPYCGIQPEHSYRTQGTIFGRMRESTLCSVHKRIQDYLFEKLRANDAQTVEILRRWTTVRERSHFLHTPAAS, encoded by the coding sequence ATGACCTTCGATCTCGCGCTGAACGGAGCGCGGCCCCAAGCTCCCTCCGATCTGGTCCCGGTTCGCTTGAGGCCCATCGGGGACGATGTGCTGCTCACCAATGAGTGGGGCGACTGGGTCTTCGTGGCGCGGCCCCAGCTGACCGCAATGATGCGTGGAGAGATCCCGGTCGACCTGCAAGAACAGCTCGCCGGGAGGAACTTCCTGCGCTCGAGGCTCGATATCGAGGCGGTGAGCAAGCGTGTGCGACAGAAGCGACGCTTTCTCGACTACGGGCCCAACCTGCACATCCTGGTCGTGACGCTCCGATGCAACGAGACCTGCGTGTATTGCCATGCGAGCCGGGCAAACATGGAGGCGGTGCATACCGACATGACGCCCGAGATCGGAGAGCGATGCGTCGACCTGGCGCTGCAGTCGACCTCGCCGGGCGTGACCATCGAGTTCCAGGGAGGTGAGCCGCTGGTGAACTTCCCTGTGATGCGCCACGTGATCGAGTACGCGCTCGCGAGAAACCGGGCCTACGGCAAGGACCTGGGGTTCACCATGGTGTCGAACCTCGCGCTGATGGACGAGGAGAAACTCTCCTACCTCACGGAGAAGCGCGTTCAGATCTGCACCAGCATCGATGGCCCGGAGGCGCTCCACAACAAGCAGCGCATCCTTGCGGGCGGCAGCTCGCACCGCGAAGCGATCCGGTGGATCGAGCGCATCAACAAGCGCTATGTCGATCTCGGTCTCGATCCCACGCTCTATCACGTCGAAGCGTTGCTCACGACGACGCGTGAAGCGCTGAAATATCCTCGTGAGATCGTGGACGCTTACGTGAACCTCGGCTGCCGAGCCATCTTCCTGCGCCCGGTGGATCCGTTCGGTTTTGCAGGGCGAACGGCACAGATCGTCGAGTATGATCGGACGGCCTTCCACGACTTCTATCGAGCGGCCGTGGAGCACATCCTGGATCTCAACCGCAAAGGCGTGCAGGTCCTGGAGCGGTACGCCGCCATCTTTCTGACCAAGATCCTCGGCGACGACGACCCGAATTTTCTCGACATCCGCTCGCCGAGCGGCTCGGGTATCGGGGCACTCGCGTACAATTATGATGGGAAGATCTTCTCCAGCGATGAAGGGCGCATGCTCCACGAGACGGGGGATGACGCTTTCCTCATCGGCGACGTGCGCACCGCGAGCTATCGCGGGCTCATGAAGCACGAGACGGTGAGGGCGCTGGTCATGTCGTCCATCCGTGAGGTGCAGCCGGATTGCGTGAATTGCACCTATGCCCCGTACTGCGGGATCCAGCCGGAGCACAGCTACCGGACCCAGGGGACAATCTTCGGGCGGATGCGGGAGAGTACGCTCTGCTCGGTGCACAAGAGGATTCAGGACTACCTTTTCGAAAAACTGCGGGCGAACGATGCACAGACAGTCGAAATTCTTCGACGTTGGACGACGGTGAGAGAACGGTCACACTTTCTGCACACCCCCGCGGCGTCGTAG
- the rpmA gene encoding 50S ribosomal protein L27, translated as MAHKKGGGSSRNGRDSNSQKRGVKIYAGQEVRAGNILVRQVGSSLHAGRNVGTGRDFTLFALIDGIVKYEWKSNTKKQVSVYPLPS; from the coding sequence ATGGCTCACAAAAAAGGCGGCGGTTCCTCGAGAAACGGCCGCGACTCGAATTCGCAGAAGCGCGGCGTGAAGATCTACGCAGGGCAGGAAGTTCGTGCTGGGAACATCCTGGTTCGCCAGGTTGGCTCCTCCCTTCACGCCGGCCGCAACGTGGGAACCGGGCGTGACTTCACCCTGTTCGCGCTGATCGATGGCATCGTGAAGTATGAGTGGAAGTCCAATACCAAGAAGCAGGTATCGGTCTATCCGCTGCCTTCCTGA
- a CDS encoding HxsD-like protein: MTELRFHEDLYDGFAVDEAVRVYADFLDAELAREHETWVVKISASPHALAEGIDEVTLAAELSNYALGKTIERSRLPEDVLAAASSGEPA, encoded by the coding sequence GTGACCGAACTGCGCTTCCATGAGGACCTGTACGACGGGTTCGCTGTCGACGAGGCGGTGCGCGTGTACGCAGACTTTCTGGATGCCGAGCTCGCACGCGAGCATGAAACCTGGGTGGTGAAGATTTCGGCTTCACCCCATGCGCTGGCCGAAGGAATCGACGAGGTGACGCTCGCGGCCGAGCTGTCGAACTATGCGCTCGGGAAGACCATCGAGCGCAGCCGGTTGCCAGAGGACGTGCTGGCCGCTGCCAGTTCGGGAGAGCCAGCATGA